One part of the Candidatus Neptunochlamydia vexilliferae genome encodes these proteins:
- a CDS encoding sodium-dependent transporter yields the protein MNQLREHWTGRIGFLMAAIGSAIGLGILWKFPYTVGENGGGLFLLSYLICLVVVGVPIFIAELILGRSSQRAAVGAYEHHDRKGGVWKVTGWFGVLASFLIMSFYSVIAGWGMSYILMSLNGFYQSLSGEEVAAAYGALVSSGDISLFWHFLFTLITTAIVLSGVRKGIEKWAKIMTKILLVLLVLLFCYTMTLDGFGRAVEFIFHPNATNFKLSSLIEALGLAFWTLSIGQGIMISYGSYMKRTESILQMSGIVAFSVIVVAVLAALVIFPVVFTFNLPPKAGPGLIFQTLPYLFAKLPGSLVLSTMFFTLFVFTALTSAIPLIEVVATNIMELKNVSRKKAALMVGAATFTFGIPSAFAGSGMVFPDWPAIYGMNFLKTIDSLVSIWVIPVGGLLSALFVGWVMDKKVLREEFVFGTKIPALYYPWRFFIKWIVPLTIVVIIIQKSGLYDFNRLMGA from the coding sequence ATGAATCAACTTAGAGAACACTGGACAGGACGGATTGGATTTCTGATGGCAGCCATCGGCTCTGCCATCGGTCTCGGTATCCTATGGAAATTTCCCTACACGGTTGGGGAAAATGGGGGCGGCCTTTTCCTCCTTTCTTACCTCATTTGCCTGGTCGTTGTGGGGGTTCCGATCTTCATCGCAGAACTGATTTTGGGCCGGAGTAGCCAGCGGGCGGCTGTGGGCGCCTACGAGCACCACGACCGGAAGGGGGGCGTTTGGAAGGTGACGGGGTGGTTCGGTGTATTGGCCTCGTTTTTGATCATGTCCTTTTATAGCGTGATTGCTGGCTGGGGGATGAGCTACATCTTGATGTCGCTCAATGGTTTTTATCAAAGCTTAAGTGGAGAGGAGGTGGCTGCTGCTTATGGGGCCCTTGTTTCTTCGGGCGATATCTCTCTTTTCTGGCACTTTTTGTTTACCTTGATCACGACAGCCATCGTTCTTTCTGGGGTGCGCAAAGGAATCGAGAAGTGGGCAAAGATCATGACGAAAATTTTGCTCGTCCTTTTGGTCCTCCTCTTTTGCTATACGATGACTTTGGATGGTTTTGGTCGGGCTGTTGAGTTTATTTTTCACCCGAATGCGACTAACTTTAAGCTGTCGAGCTTGATCGAAGCCCTAGGTCTTGCGTTTTGGACGCTTAGCATTGGCCAGGGGATCATGATCAGTTATGGAAGCTACATGAAACGGACCGAAAGCATCCTCCAGATGAGTGGCATTGTCGCTTTTTCGGTCATTGTGGTGGCGGTTTTGGCTGCTCTTGTGATTTTCCCAGTGGTCTTTACGTTTAACCTTCCTCCTAAGGCAGGACCGGGATTGATTTTTCAAACCCTTCCCTACCTTTTTGCAAAACTCCCTGGCTCTTTAGTCCTGAGCACGATGTTCTTTACCCTCTTTGTGTTTACGGCGCTTACCTCTGCGATCCCTCTGATTGAGGTGGTGGCCACAAACATCATGGAGCTAAAAAATGTCTCGCGGAAAAAAGCGGCGCTCATGGTGGGAGCAGCGACCTTTACTTTTGGCATCCCAAGCGCTTTTGCGGGGAGCGGAATGGTCTTTCCTGACTGGCCAGCCATTTATGGAATGAACTTTTTAAAGACGATCGATAGCCTCGTCTCGATTTGGGTGATCCCTGTCGGGGGCCTTTTAAGTGCTCTTTTTGTGGGCTGGGTGATGGATAAAAAGGTGCTACGGGAGGAGTTTGTTTTTGGGACAAAAATTCCAGCTCTTTACTACCCGTGGCGTTTCTTTATCAAGTGGATCGTCCCTTTAACGATCGTTGTGATCATTATTCAGAAAAGTGGTCTGTATGATTTTAACCGATTGATGGGGGCTTAG
- the mfd gene encoding transcription-repair coupling factor: MLESFAKFPSIQAISEAANGHSLLFEGLWDSPKAILALLLYQKTGKNILVITGGERETRLFDDLEFFAKGALSFPAWELLPGEEIAPSPDIVGKRLEILHTLLKDKKPQIVLTPLQGILQKVSDKALLEEKMLEVKKGDEMPFDLLPEFLVDLGYRRETVAADKGQFAIRGGIVDVFPLSSFDPYRIDFFGDEIDTIRTYDPISQKSTGKVENILIPPADEFALLKKGTTTLLDYLDEPVVIFDDLLAIEDRYVSLKDLPGARSTYFLSFADLFKETEKLKRIFCTERPLEELSEETASHKGKVKFEIFDQAIEAVRVPHAFARVEGIDTAGEVTFVAASEAEENAFRKLLPDEASFERGYLSSGFTLLDGPFTLLPYTEVTKRHKVSRQKWRNTYHTPASEFHALEKGDLVVHFHNGIGKFCGVEKQKNHRGNEEEFLLIEYANSGRLYVPLSQSHLVSRYIGSKEDIPTLNTLGTKKWQQAKVKAQNAIIGYAKDLLQMQAEREARGGFTFPKGSDDLFLFEEEFPFVETQDQLDAIQAIKEDMESNKAMDRLVCGDVGYGKTEVAMRAAFKAAYDGKKQVAVLVPTTVLAMQHYETFKARMADFPVTIGVASRFVKPKEVKQTLEGVARGTVDILIGTHRIISQDVKFRDLGLIIIDEEQRFGVRAKEHLKKAKVGVDCLTLSATPIPRTLYGSLIGARDMSVINTPPQDRLPIKTILAERDDELIKNALLREMARDGQVYFIHNRVETIHKVADHIRTLVPNARVIVGHGQMTPDEIDMIFHQFKEGEADILVATTIVENGIDIPNANTILIDRADAFGMAALYQLRGRVGRWNRPAYAYFLVPKNRTLQEVSTKRLQALVETSGFGGGMKLAMRDLEIRGAGDILGVKQSGNVAAIGFHFYCKLLKRTIDTFKKELSPTFFETRLEFSYDANLPSSYIEETHLRMELYHRLGETTNNGEVDALFEELVDRFGPLPPQAKWLYHLNRIRIFASQERFTLLKFEKVLLHAKRQMGKKLVEKKIFLPTQKDPEEFEFIIIGLLKRDFDIL; this comes from the coding sequence ATGCTGGAAAGTTTTGCAAAGTTTCCCTCTATTCAAGCCATCAGTGAAGCTGCAAATGGCCATTCCCTTCTGTTTGAAGGGCTATGGGATAGTCCCAAGGCTATTCTTGCCCTCCTCCTTTACCAAAAGACAGGTAAAAATATTTTGGTCATTACAGGAGGAGAACGGGAAACCCGCCTCTTCGATGACCTAGAATTTTTTGCAAAAGGAGCCCTCTCCTTCCCGGCATGGGAACTCCTTCCAGGCGAAGAGATTGCTCCAAGCCCCGATATCGTGGGGAAACGGCTTGAGATTTTGCACACCCTTCTCAAAGATAAAAAGCCGCAGATTGTCTTGACCCCACTCCAAGGAATTTTGCAGAAGGTCTCGGACAAGGCGCTCCTTGAGGAAAAGATGCTCGAGGTAAAAAAAGGGGATGAGATGCCCTTCGACCTCCTTCCAGAGTTTTTGGTCGATTTGGGGTATCGACGAGAGACGGTCGCTGCCGACAAGGGGCAGTTCGCCATCCGTGGGGGAATTGTTGATGTCTTTCCTCTATCGAGCTTTGATCCCTACCGGATCGACTTTTTTGGCGATGAAATCGACACGATCCGGACCTATGACCCGATCTCCCAAAAATCGACAGGGAAGGTGGAGAATATCCTCATTCCTCCAGCGGATGAATTTGCCCTTTTAAAGAAGGGAACCACCACCCTCCTTGACTATTTAGATGAGCCGGTGGTAATTTTTGATGATCTTTTAGCCATTGAAGATCGGTATGTCTCTTTAAAAGACCTTCCGGGGGCCCGCTCTACCTATTTTCTTTCTTTTGCCGACCTTTTTAAGGAGACCGAAAAACTCAAGCGGATCTTTTGTACCGAGCGTCCTTTAGAAGAGCTGAGCGAAGAGACTGCTTCCCATAAGGGGAAGGTGAAGTTTGAGATTTTCGACCAGGCGATCGAAGCGGTCCGGGTTCCCCATGCTTTTGCACGGGTCGAAGGGATCGATACAGCAGGAGAGGTCACCTTTGTGGCTGCATCGGAAGCAGAGGAAAATGCCTTTAGAAAACTCCTTCCCGATGAGGCTTCCTTTGAACGGGGGTACTTGTCAAGCGGCTTTACATTGCTCGATGGCCCCTTTACCCTTTTGCCCTATACCGAGGTGACAAAGCGACATAAAGTATCTCGCCAAAAGTGGCGGAATACCTACCACACCCCCGCCTCCGAGTTCCACGCCCTTGAAAAGGGAGACCTTGTCGTCCACTTCCATAACGGAATTGGAAAGTTTTGTGGGGTGGAAAAACAGAAAAACCACCGGGGCAATGAGGAGGAGTTTCTCCTGATCGAATATGCCAATAGTGGCCGCCTCTATGTTCCCCTCTCGCAGTCCCACCTGGTGAGCCGTTACATCGGCTCGAAGGAGGACATCCCCACTCTAAACACGCTCGGAACAAAGAAGTGGCAGCAGGCCAAGGTAAAGGCGCAAAATGCGATCATCGGCTATGCCAAAGATCTCCTCCAAATGCAGGCGGAAAGGGAGGCGCGAGGCGGTTTTACCTTCCCGAAGGGCTCGGATGATCTCTTTTTATTCGAAGAAGAGTTTCCTTTCGTGGAGACCCAAGACCAACTCGATGCGATCCAAGCGATCAAGGAAGATATGGAGTCGAACAAGGCGATGGACCGCCTCGTGTGTGGGGATGTTGGCTATGGGAAGACCGAGGTGGCGATGCGCGCCGCATTTAAGGCCGCCTACGATGGAAAAAAGCAGGTCGCCGTCCTCGTTCCGACAACAGTCCTGGCCATGCAACACTACGAAACCTTTAAGGCGCGGATGGCCGACTTCCCTGTGACGATTGGGGTCGCCTCCCGCTTTGTCAAGCCCAAAGAAGTGAAACAAACGCTTGAGGGAGTGGCACGAGGAACGGTCGATATTTTGATTGGGACCCACCGGATCATCAGCCAAGATGTGAAGTTCCGTGACCTGGGGCTCATTATTATTGATGAAGAGCAGCGGTTTGGAGTGCGCGCTAAAGAACACTTAAAAAAGGCAAAGGTCGGGGTCGATTGTTTAACCCTATCGGCAACCCCGATTCCCCGCACGTTGTATGGCTCTTTGATCGGCGCGCGCGACATGTCGGTAATCAATACCCCTCCCCAAGATCGCCTTCCGATTAAAACGATCCTTGCCGAGCGGGATGATGAGCTGATCAAAAATGCTCTTCTTCGGGAGATGGCCCGCGATGGGCAGGTCTACTTCATCCACAACCGGGTCGAAACGATCCATAAAGTGGCCGACCATATTCGAACCCTTGTTCCTAATGCGCGGGTGATCGTTGGACATGGGCAGATGACCCCTGATGAGATCGATATGATCTTCCACCAGTTTAAAGAAGGTGAGGCCGATATCCTCGTCGCAACCACCATTGTGGAAAATGGGATCGACATCCCCAATGCGAACACCATCTTGATCGACCGCGCTGATGCCTTTGGGATGGCTGCCCTTTACCAGCTCCGTGGGCGGGTCGGACGGTGGAACCGCCCTGCTTATGCCTACTTCCTCGTCCCCAAAAACCGGACCCTTCAAGAGGTCTCGACCAAGCGGCTCCAAGCCCTTGTGGAAACCTCAGGCTTCGGCGGAGGGATGAAGCTTGCGATGCGCGACCTTGAAATCCGAGGCGCTGGAGATATCCTTGGTGTCAAACAGTCGGGGAATGTGGCAGCGATTGGATTCCACTTCTACTGCAAACTCTTAAAACGAACGATCGACACCTTTAAGAAAGAACTTTCCCCCACCTTCTTTGAAACACGTCTGGAGTTTTCCTACGATGCAAACCTCCCCTCTTCTTACATCGAAGAGACCCACCTCCGGATGGAGCTTTACCACCGCTTGGGAGAAACAACCAATAACGGCGAGGTCGATGCCCTTTTTGAAGAATTGGTCGACCGATTCGGCCCTTTGCCTCCGCAGGCGAAGTGGCTTTACCACCTCAACCGGATCCGAATCTTTGCCAGCCAAGAAAGGTTCACCCTTCTCAAGTTTGAAAAGGTCCTTCTCCATGCCAAACGGCAAATGGGGAAAAAGCTGGTGGAGAAAAAGATCTTCTTACCGACTCAAAAAGATCCCGAAGAGTTTGAGTTCATTATAATTGGACTGCTGAAGAGAGACTTTGATATCCTTTAG
- a CDS encoding thioredoxin family protein gives MVLTPSKMVPLGRSAPYFHLLDPRSGKKVSLEEIRSDIATVVMFICNHCPYVKHLQEMLIALARDYIPKGISFVAINSNDVTAYSEDGPEEMEKLAEKLDFPFPYLFDETQEVARAYQATCTPDFFVFDGKLKCAYRGQFDDSRPGNRNPVTGKDLAEALDCLLMGNPVTPDQQPSMGCNIKWILAVN, from the coding sequence ATGGTCCTCACTCCTTCTAAAATGGTTCCATTAGGACGTTCTGCTCCTTACTTTCATTTACTCGATCCGCGCAGCGGAAAAAAGGTCTCTTTAGAAGAGATCCGGTCGGACATTGCCACCGTCGTGATGTTTATTTGCAATCATTGCCCTTATGTTAAACATCTCCAAGAGATGCTCATCGCCCTTGCAAGAGACTATATCCCGAAAGGGATCTCCTTTGTGGCGATTAACTCCAATGATGTAACCGCCTACTCCGAAGATGGGCCGGAGGAGATGGAGAAACTTGCTGAAAAGCTCGACTTTCCTTTTCCTTACCTCTTCGATGAGACCCAGGAGGTGGCCCGCGCCTACCAAGCCACCTGTACCCCCGATTTCTTCGTCTTCGATGGGAAACTCAAATGCGCCTACCGAGGACAATTTGACGATTCTCGACCGGGAAATCGCAACCCAGTAACAGGAAAAGATTTAGCAGAAGCACTCGATTGTCTTCTCATGGGAAACCCGGTCACGCCCGACCAGCAGCCGAGTATGGGGTGCAATATCAAATGGATTCTTGCAGTCAATTAA
- a CDS encoding sodium-dependent transporter, giving the protein MTQVREHWGSRLGFVLAAVGSAVGLGVLWKFPYTVGENGGGLFLFTYFLCVLVIGIPVLIGELLLGRRSQRAAVGAFGTLAPKRPQWKAAGWFGVLSSFLIMSFYSVIAGWGMSYILMSLSGFYQNIPVEKISGTFETLSRSGSITLFWHLLFTLITMSIVLTGVRKGIEYWSKIMTRALFAILLVLFFYSMTLDGFGEAAHFIFYPDFSEFSFSSALEALGLAFFTLSLGQGIMISYGSYMRKEENIPQMAFVVGGSVILVATLAAMTIFPVIFTFGFAPQQGAGLIFKTLPYLFAQLPGALVISTVFFTLFVFTALTSAIPFIEVVATNIMELANWPRRRATLCVAAGTFLFGIPSALSFSGEFFPRWETVYGENFLMTIDGIVSTWIIPIGGLLTSLFIGWGLKREIASEEFPLGKRWQRFYQGWHFFMKWIIPLTIFLIILQKSGVINF; this is encoded by the coding sequence ATGACGCAGGTTAGGGAACATTGGGGCTCGCGTCTCGGCTTTGTTTTAGCAGCGGTTGGTTCGGCTGTTGGCTTGGGCGTTCTCTGGAAGTTCCCTTACACCGTTGGGGAAAATGGGGGTGGCCTTTTCCTCTTTACCTACTTCCTTTGTGTATTGGTGATTGGAATCCCCGTTTTGATTGGAGAGCTCCTTTTGGGACGGCGGAGTCAGCGGGCTGCGGTTGGCGCTTTTGGAACCTTGGCTCCTAAAAGGCCGCAGTGGAAGGCGGCGGGGTGGTTCGGCGTCCTTTCGTCGTTTTTAATCATGTCGTTTTATAGTGTCATTGCTGGCTGGGGAATGAGCTATATTTTAATGTCGCTAAGCGGCTTTTATCAAAATATCCCGGTCGAAAAGATTTCGGGGACCTTTGAGACGCTTTCTAGATCGGGAAGCATCACACTCTTTTGGCACCTTCTCTTTACGCTGATCACGATGAGCATTGTCCTGACAGGTGTCCGCAAGGGAATCGAGTACTGGTCAAAGATCATGACCCGCGCTCTTTTTGCGATCCTCTTGGTTCTCTTTTTTTACAGCATGACCCTCGATGGTTTTGGAGAAGCCGCCCACTTTATTTTTTACCCCGACTTCTCAGAGTTTAGCTTTTCGAGTGCGCTAGAGGCTCTTGGCCTCGCATTTTTTACGCTCAGTTTGGGGCAGGGGATCATGATCAGCTACGGCAGCTACATGCGGAAAGAGGAAAATATCCCGCAGATGGCCTTTGTGGTTGGGGGATCGGTGATCTTAGTGGCCACGCTCGCTGCGATGACCATCTTCCCAGTGATCTTTACCTTTGGGTTTGCGCCGCAGCAAGGGGCGGGACTGATCTTTAAAACCCTTCCCTATCTCTTTGCGCAGCTCCCCGGAGCGCTCGTCATCTCAACGGTCTTTTTCACCCTCTTTGTTTTTACGGCTCTAACCTCCGCGATCCCCTTTATTGAGGTGGTAGCAACGAACATTATGGAGCTGGCAAACTGGCCAAGAAGACGGGCAACCCTTTGTGTGGCTGCGGGAACATTTCTCTTTGGGATTCCGAGTGCCTTATCATTTTCTGGAGAGTTTTTCCCCCGATGGGAAACGGTCTATGGGGAAAATTTTCTCATGACGATCGATGGAATTGTTTCGACTTGGATCATTCCCATTGGTGGCCTTTTGACCTCTCTTTTTATCGGGTGGGGTTTGAAACGAGAAATTGCTTCTGAGGAGTTCCCTTTAGGAAAAAGGTGGCAGCGGTTTTATCAGGGATGGCATTTTTTCATGAAATGGATCATTCCCTTGACAATTTTTTTAATTATCCTGCAAAAAAGTGGGGTAATAAACTTTTGA